Below is a genomic region from Candidatus Gorgyraea atricola.
CTAAAGTGGATGTATTGACTGCAGGAGATCATATATGGAAGAAAAAAGAGATATATGAGAAGTTAGAGAAAGATAAAAGGATCTTGCGGCCAGCAAATTATCCAGACGAATGTCCTGGTAGAGGGTCAACTGTTGTTAAACTGGGTTCTGGTAAAAAGGTAGGCGCGGTAAATGTGCTTGGCAGGGTTTTTATGAATAACATTGACGCGTGTCCTTTTAAGACCGCAGAAAGAAAAGTAAAAGAACTTTCTGAAGAGACAAAGATCATCCTGGTGGATATACACGCGGAAGCTACGAGCGAGAAAATAGCTTTAGGGAGATTTCTCGACGGAAAGGTAAGCGCGATATTCGGGACCCACACGCATGTCCAGACAGCAGATGAGAAGATCCTGCCGTATGGAAGCGCTTATATAACAGATCTGGGCATGACAGGCGCTCAAGATTCAGTTATAGGTCGAAAGGTAGAGCCTATTGTAGAGCATTTTCTTACCTATATGCCAACGAAATTCGAGATGGCAGATAAGGATGTAGAGCTTCAGGGGGCGATAGTTGAGGTAGATGAAAAGACAGGCAAGGCAGTCTCTATAGAAAGAGTGAAAGAAAAAATAGAAAGCTATTTATAATATGGTCAAAGAAGGAACCTTTGTATACCAGGTAAGCGAATTAACCTCAGGCATAAGGACAGTTCTTGAGTCCTCTTTTTCCAATATATGGGTGGAAGGCGAGATCTCTAATTTTAAAAGTCATTCATCAGGTCATTTTTATTTTACATTAAAGGATGACAGGAGTGAATTAAAATGCACATTTTTCAAAAATTGTAATGTAAAAAATAAATTTGAAATACAGGATGGCATGCAGGTGATATGTTTTGGCAGGGTGAGTGTGTTTGAAAAGCGAGGCCAGTATCAGATGAATGTCATAAAGATGGAGCCCAAGGGCGTAGGGGCCTTGCAGCTGGCATTTGAACAATTAAAAGAGAGACTTTTTAAAGAAGGCCTGTTTGACCAGGCGCGCAAAAGACCAATACCAATGCTTCCGAACAGGATCGGTATAGTGACTTCTCCGACTGGCGCAGCTATCAGAGACATGCTTCATGTATTGGACAAGAGATTTTCAAATGTAGAAGTAGTGATAAATCCTGTAAAGGTGCAGGGCCAGGGAGCAAAAGAAGAGATAGTAAGGGCAATAGAGGGTTTTAATAAGCTGGGCAATATTGACGTAATGATAGTAGGACGAGGCGGCGGAAGCTTAGAAGATCTGTGGGCGTTTAATGAAGAGATAGTTGCCCGTGCCATACATGCTTCAAAGATACCTGTTATAAGCGCTGTGGGCCATGAGATAGACTGGACGATCAGTGATTTTGTAGCAGACCTTAGGGCGCCAACACCTTCTGTGGCTGCAGAGCGCGCTATTGCGAATAAAGGGGAGATCGCTGAGAGATTGGAGAAT
It encodes:
- a CDS encoding TIGR00282 family metallophosphoesterase; translated protein: MKILLIGDIVGRPGREAVKRIVPEIRKDRCIDLVIANAENIAGGSGLTIDTADELLNAKVDVLTAGDHIWKKKEIYEKLEKDKRILRPANYPDECPGRGSTVVKLGSGKKVGAVNVLGRVFMNNIDACPFKTAERKVKELSEETKIILVDIHAEATSEKIALGRFLDGKVSAIFGTHTHVQTADEKILPYGSAYITDLGMTGAQDSVIGRKVEPIVEHFLTYMPTKFEMADKDVELQGAIVEVDEKTGKAVSIERVKEKIESYL
- the xseA gene encoding exodeoxyribonuclease VII large subunit, yielding MVKEGTFVYQVSELTSGIRTVLESSFSNIWVEGEISNFKSHSSGHFYFTLKDDRSELKCTFFKNCNVKNKFEIQDGMQVICFGRVSVFEKRGQYQMNVIKMEPKGVGALQLAFEQLKERLFKEGLFDQARKRPIPMLPNRIGIVTSPTGAAIRDMLHVLDKRFSNVEVVINPVKVQGQGAKEEIVRAIEGFNKLGNIDVMIVGRGGGSLEDLWAFNEEIVARAIHASKIPVISAVGHEIDWTISDFVADLRAPTPSVAAERAIANKGEIAERLENLERRLKEYPLNIVKEYEQRLDDIEDGLSLRFRHYIEIKEGNFRLLSEKLEILSPLGILGRGYSISFKLPEGKVLKDVKSLKTGDMIETRLSKGNFRSRVE